The sequence ATTGGTCCACGGAGGACGTGGGAAAGATGGGACACGTGAGCTTGAGGCTCACCAGCCCGTGAAGCGCGCCCCACAGGAACTCGGCCAACGGGACGGTGCTCACCGTGTCCGCCACCTCGCCTTGGCGCTTCAATGCCTCCACGAGCCCGGTCAACACCTGAAAGGCACGCCCCCCCGAGTCCTCGGGGCTGCGAAAGATGTCCGTGGTGTATTCCGGGTCCGTCATGAAGAGCAGCCGGTAGGTCTCCGGATGCTCGAGACCAAAGCCGACATACGCCTCGGCGAGCACCCGGAGCCGGCGCGCCGCGACGGGCTCGTGGGCCGCGGGCTCCAGCCGTGCGAGGAGCGCCTCGAAGCCCTGCAGACAGAGCGCGCGGGCAATGTCATCCCGGCTCTTGAAGTGCAGGTAGATGGCCGCCGGCGAGTATTCGATGGCCTCGGCGAGCTTGCGCATCGTCAGGCCCGCGAAGCCCTCTCGCACGACCAGCTCTCGGGCCACCCGCAGGATGGCGGTGCGCACTTCCGCCTTCTGCCGCTCCCGGCGCTCCACGGACCCCATGAACAAGCCTCCTCTCTTGACTCTGGTGAACGGCCCATAATATCTAAACACCGTTCACTAAACATCGTTCACAATTTGACCGATTCAAACACAGGGGAGTGACCATGGGAACGTTGGCGCTGTGGGGAGCAGCGGGCGCGATCGGCCGGAGCATCGCGGATGCCTTGCGGGC is a genomic window of Stigmatella erecta containing:
- a CDS encoding TetR/AcrR family transcriptional regulator, with the protein product MGSVERRERQKAEVRTAILRVARELVVREGFAGLTMRKLAEAIEYSPAAIYLHFKSRDDIARALCLQGFEALLARLEPAAHEPVAARRLRVLAEAYVGFGLEHPETYRLLFMTDPEYTTDIFRSPEDSGGRAFQVLTGLVEALKRQGEVADTVSTVPLAEFLWGALHGLVSLKLTCPIFPTSSVDQLLETLTGLCSQGSAKRTS